A stretch of the Longimicrobiales bacterium genome encodes the following:
- a CDS encoding MotA/TolQ/ExbB proton channel family protein yields the protein MIALLQETSGIGETFGILREGGSLTGQIVLVILTVFSLISWVMILWKWKQFRTLRKDGFRFVQAIERSQRLDDAYRTAMRLPETAYTRLFRQGANFFNELRPGALREDAAPQENLSETQLHALWLVLEKVQDEERDAASGGLIWLSVIAVVSPLLGLLGTVLGIMTSFNRVASMGSANIAAVAPGIAEALMTTAFGLVAAIPAAIAYNYFVNRLDRFSGELDGFASEFVGTLAREGRL from the coding sequence GTGATCGCACTGCTGCAGGAGACGAGCGGGATCGGTGAGACGTTCGGGATCCTCCGGGAGGGCGGATCGCTGACCGGCCAGATCGTCCTGGTCATCCTCACCGTGTTCTCGCTTATCAGCTGGGTCATGATCCTGTGGAAGTGGAAGCAGTTCCGTACCCTGCGCAAGGACGGATTCCGGTTCGTGCAGGCGATCGAGAGGTCGCAGCGGCTGGACGATGCCTACCGCACCGCCATGCGTCTGCCCGAGACAGCCTACACGCGGCTGTTCAGGCAGGGTGCAAATTTCTTCAATGAGCTGCGCCCCGGCGCCCTGCGCGAGGACGCGGCGCCGCAGGAGAATCTCTCCGAGACGCAGCTGCACGCGCTCTGGCTGGTGCTCGAGAAGGTGCAGGACGAGGAGCGCGACGCGGCATCGGGTGGGCTGATCTGGCTGTCCGTCATCGCCGTCGTGTCACCTCTGCTGGGCCTGCTGGGCACCGTCCTCGGCATCATGACGTCGTTCAATCGCGTGGCGAGCATGGGCTCGGCCAATATCGCGGCCGTGGCGCCGGGCATTGCCGAAGCGCTCATGACAACGGCATTCGGCCTGGTCGCCGCGATCCCTGCGGCGATCGCTTACAACTACTTCGTCAACCGGCTGGACCGCTTCAGCGGCGAGCTGGACGGGTTCGCCAGCGAGTTCGTCGGCACCCTGGCGCGCGAGGGGAGACTGTAG
- a CDS encoding biopolymer transporter ExbD translates to MRNIRSSRRERMRVNAEINFTNLIDVAFVLLIIFMITAPIMQGGIELDLPDAEATPLTTSETVVVSVGRDGRIYIGEVEVSENELRQTMPMYMADHQGEPIMVKGDEAASYGSVLRVMGILNALGYTSINLAADPVREG, encoded by the coding sequence ATGCGCAACATCCGCAGCTCGCGTCGCGAGCGCATGCGTGTCAACGCAGAGATCAACTTCACGAACCTGATCGACGTCGCGTTCGTGCTGCTGATCATCTTCATGATCACGGCTCCGATCATGCAGGGCGGCATTGAGCTGGACCTGCCCGATGCGGAGGCGACACCGCTGACGACGAGCGAGACCGTAGTCGTCTCCGTCGGACGCGACGGGCGGATCTATATCGGCGAGGTCGAGGTATCGGAGAACGAGCTGCGGCAGACGATGCCGATGTACATGGCCGATCATCAGGGCGAGCCGATCATGGTCAAAGGGGACGAGGCCGCGTCGTACGGCAGCGTGCTCCGGGTCATGGGGATCCTGAATGCGTTGGGGTACACCAGTATCAACCTGGCAGCGGACCCGGTCCGCGAGGGATAG
- a CDS encoding TonB C-terminal domain-containing protein — MEEGKQQPMSDGNPSTWGARLRRQRAKPPARVLIASVLLHVFVLAAFWLAGIELTPEPDFVQYRVTLVSPPPQEAGEPEAVTAPETPVIAEPEPEPEPPAPEPEPEQPKPEQPKPAPAPPKPETATPAPEKKPDPEPARGRDPVPSSTGGENLNIRNDGEEFLFPEYQANIIRQLNRMFRWNGAANLEAEVVFYIQRDGSVGGIRLVRRSGNFEFDLQAHEAVDRAGRTGAFGPLPDGWQQDRLWVSFTFEPPK, encoded by the coding sequence ATGGAAGAGGGGAAGCAGCAGCCGATGAGCGACGGAAATCCGTCGACGTGGGGCGCGCGCCTGCGCAGGCAGCGCGCGAAGCCGCCCGCGCGCGTACTGATCGCGTCCGTGCTGCTGCACGTGTTTGTCCTGGCCGCGTTCTGGCTCGCAGGCATCGAGCTGACGCCGGAGCCGGACTTTGTACAGTACCGCGTCACTCTCGTATCGCCGCCGCCGCAGGAGGCGGGCGAGCCGGAAGCGGTCACGGCACCGGAAACTCCGGTGATCGCGGAGCCGGAGCCGGAGCCGGAACCTCCGGCGCCTGAACCGGAGCCGGAGCAGCCGAAACCGGAGCAGCCGAAACCGGCGCCCGCACCGCCGAAGCCGGAGACGGCGACGCCGGCACCCGAGAAGAAGCCCGATCCGGAACCGGCCAGGGGCAGGGATCCGGTGCCCTCATCGACCGGAGGTGAGAACCTCAACATCCGCAATGATGGGGAGGAGTTCCTTTTCCCCGAGTACCAGGCGAACATCATCCGTCAGCTGAACCGCATGTTCCGCTGGAATGGGGCTGCGAACCTCGAAGCGGAGGTGGTGTTCTACATCCAGCGCGACGGCTCGGTGGGCGGCATCCGGCTGGTGCGCCGGTCGGGTAATTTCGAGTTCGACCTGCAGGCGCACGAGGCCGTCGACCGGGCGGGCCGGACGGGCGCGTTCGGGCCGCTGCCGGACGGCTGGCAGCAGGATCGGCTCTGGGTCTCGTTCACGTTCGAGCCGCCGAAGTAA